Proteins encoded within one genomic window of Firmicutes bacterium HGW-Firmicutes-1:
- a CDS encoding peptidase, which translates to MGPEIFILFFLVLIFIFITIANIKFVPQAHAYVVERFGAFQATWSVGLHFKIPFIDKIAKKVTLKEQVIDFPPQPVITKDNVTMRIDTVIFYQITDPKAFAYGVVYPLAAIENLTATTLRNIIGDLELDETLTSREIINTKMRLILDEATDPWGIKVNRVELKNIIPPAEIQDAMERQMKAERERRESILKAEGEKRSAILVSEGRKQSVILEAEAEKHAAILRAEAKKEAAIREAEGEAEAILKVQTAVAEGIKKINESNPSPQVLTIKSLEAFVKAADGKATKIIIPSDIQGIAGLVKSIAEIAKED; encoded by the coding sequence ATGGGACCAGAGATATTTATATTATTTTTTTTAGTACTAATATTTATTTTTATTACAATTGCTAACATTAAATTTGTACCCCAGGCACATGCATATGTAGTTGAGAGGTTTGGAGCCTTTCAGGCAACTTGGTCAGTGGGGCTACATTTCAAAATACCATTTATCGATAAAATAGCAAAAAAGGTGACACTTAAGGAACAGGTAATTGATTTTCCGCCACAGCCTGTTATTACAAAAGATAATGTAACCATGAGAATAGATACGGTAATTTTTTATCAAATAACTGATCCAAAGGCATTTGCTTATGGTGTTGTTTATCCTTTGGCTGCAATAGAGAACCTAACTGCGACAACACTTAGAAATATAATTGGTGATTTGGAATTAGATGAAACCCTTACCTCAAGAGAAATTATTAACACCAAAATGAGATTAATATTAGATGAAGCAACTGACCCTTGGGGAATAAAAGTAAATCGTGTTGAGCTTAAAAACATTATTCCACCTGCAGAAATTCAGGACGCGATGGAAAGACAAATGAAAGCAGAAAGAGAACGTCGTGAATCGATTTTAAAAGCAGAAGGTGAAAAGAGATCTGCTATTCTTGTTTCAGAAGGTAGAAAGCAATCAGTAATATTAGAGGCTGAGGCTGAAAAGCATGCAGCAATATTACGTGCTGAAGCAAAAAAAGAAGCAGCAATTAGAGAAGCAGAGGGTGAGGCAGAAGCAATACTAAAGGTTCAAACAGCTGTTGCAGAAGGTATAAAGAAAATAAATGAATCTAACCCAAGCCCACAAGTCTTAACGATAAAAAGTCTTGAAGCCTTTGTAAAGGCAGCAGATGGTAAAGCAACAAAGATAATAATTCCCTCAGATATTCAAGGAATTGCAGGATTGGTTAAATCTATAGCAGAAATAGCAAAGGAAGACTAA
- a CDS encoding DUF342 domain-containing protein, whose protein sequence is MFENIIFANDFIQIILEEEQIFIKVLKKDYPIQALNEILIEFPRISITNFVALKSALMNCLSSPIKIGELKPKLELLVSSDKMLAQGYIRLTQNEFNECNKKQLVGEIIDLAVNKEISFGIDIQRVIDDLKPMEKFDVAIGTVPIPGEDASVTMYEVKKTEPLLYQDGKVNHYELNLINKIEKGDWLGERIDPKDGVSGTNIFGEEIEATLGRQEKLRYDKATVDAIYDIDKGITTLIAKRTGAVVYDQDAISVSNFIEITGDVSFNTGNIDFDGFVDIKKSVDDNFSVRAINDIQILGDMGVGGVDFIESKQGNIYIRGGIAGKNKARIICRGDLYTKFAADCTIECEGTVNIGYYAMNCNIIAKEVILESAASKIIGGNIEAMVKVEVGELGSKAGVPTRILIHGFNRTKLKEEYDLMGLSIERTKEKIEALKKSLSRFKGEAINVEEQTKYEALEKEYLDAKNSLTTLYDQRKRYISYLHAKGEGEVKVKRIIYPGAVIRMREEVLHIREVRTIQTSYYIDEGQIKED, encoded by the coding sequence GTGTTTGAGAATATTATATTTGCAAACGATTTTATCCAAATTATACTAGAAGAAGAGCAAATATTTATTAAGGTTCTAAAAAAGGATTATCCGATTCAAGCCTTAAATGAAATATTAATAGAATTTCCAAGGATTTCAATCACTAATTTTGTTGCTTTAAAATCAGCATTGATGAATTGTTTGTCATCACCAATTAAAATTGGAGAGTTGAAGCCAAAGCTAGAATTACTCGTCAGCAGTGATAAGATGCTAGCGCAAGGATATATTCGCTTGACTCAAAATGAGTTTAATGAATGTAATAAAAAGCAATTAGTTGGAGAAATTATAGATTTAGCAGTGAATAAAGAAATTTCATTTGGAATAGATATTCAAAGAGTGATTGATGATCTCAAACCTATGGAGAAGTTTGATGTTGCAATTGGAACCGTACCCATTCCTGGGGAAGATGCATCTGTTACAATGTATGAAGTGAAAAAGACAGAACCATTGTTATATCAAGACGGAAAGGTTAATCATTATGAACTTAATCTGATTAACAAGATTGAAAAAGGCGATTGGCTAGGAGAGAGGATTGATCCGAAAGATGGAGTTTCTGGTACTAACATTTTTGGGGAAGAAATTGAAGCTACATTAGGTAGACAAGAAAAGTTAAGATATGATAAAGCAACAGTCGATGCTATCTATGACATTGATAAAGGTATCACTACCTTAATTGCAAAAAGAACAGGAGCAGTAGTATATGATCAAGATGCAATTAGTGTAAGTAATTTTATAGAAATTACGGGAGATGTATCGTTTAACACGGGAAACATTGATTTTGATGGTTTTGTCGATATTAAAAAATCTGTTGATGATAATTTTTCTGTTAGAGCAATTAATGATATTCAAATATTAGGTGATATGGGTGTTGGTGGAGTTGACTTTATCGAAAGCAAACAAGGAAATATTTACATCAGGGGTGGAATTGCAGGTAAAAATAAAGCAAGGATAATTTGTCGAGGAGATCTATATACTAAGTTTGCAGCAGATTGCACCATCGAGTGTGAAGGAACAGTTAACATTGGTTATTATGCTATGAATTGTAACATTATTGCAAAGGAAGTGATATTAGAATCCGCAGCAAGCAAAATTATTGGTGGAAATATTGAAGCTATGGTAAAGGTTGAGGTAGGAGAATTAGGTAGTAAAGCAGGTGTTCCAACAAGAATTTTGATTCATGGATTTAACAGAACGAAGCTTAAGGAAGAATATGACCTTATGGGTCTTTCTATTGAAAGAACCAAAGAAAAAATTGAAGCACTTAAGAAAAGTTTATCTAGGTTTAAGGGAGAGGCTATAAATGTTGAAGAACAAACAAAATATGAAGCCCTTGAAAAAGAATACCTAGATGCAAAAAATAGCCTTACAACTCTATATGACCAAAGAAAACGATATATTTCTTATCTACATGCGAAAGGTGAAGGTGAAGTAAAGGTGAAACGAATCATCTATCCAGGAGCAGTTATTAGAATGAGAGAAGAGGTATTGCATATTAGAGAGGTAAGAACCATACAAACATCTTATTATATTGATGAAGGTCAAATCAAAGAGGACTAG
- a CDS encoding HD-GYP domain-containing protein — protein sequence MLIGKIMGISSISFDGRYFMKKKVVFLTKCKVGDVIAEDLYNGEGILVAPRNTVLSSNNINRLIEMGFVNAEVFTSNELHSPEAEVFTKHREYVIKYEHKLKGVKDMLAGIATGNPLNLRALDQISDAVYSDYKNKDSILKCLLEMKETDNYTYTHSLNVSLYAMLASKWLGLGDEKTKELVKCGLLHDVGKMKIPLEILNKKQKLEDWEFEEIKKHSVIGYKLLENLSDVAPCIKMVILHHHERIDGSGYPYGLLGEEIDYYSKVIAVCDAYDAITSTRVYKPRRNPFDTFKIFENTGYGHFDYTIMNNFLQHIAVYYIGSQIVLSNGMQGEVVSVLPGSICNPIIKLNDEYINLSERSELKIIDLKKK from the coding sequence ATGTTGATCGGGAAAATCATGGGAATTTCATCAATATCTTTCGATGGGAGGTATTTTATGAAAAAGAAAGTTGTTTTTTTAACAAAATGTAAGGTGGGAGATGTTATTGCGGAAGACCTTTATAATGGAGAAGGTATATTAGTTGCTCCCAGAAATACAGTGTTAAGTTCAAATAATATTAACAGATTGATAGAAATGGGCTTTGTAAATGCAGAAGTATTTACATCTAATGAATTGCATTCTCCAGAAGCGGAGGTGTTCACTAAGCATAGAGAGTACGTGATTAAGTATGAACACAAACTCAAAGGTGTAAAGGATATGTTAGCTGGAATTGCTACTGGAAATCCATTGAATTTACGAGCATTGGATCAAATATCAGATGCAGTATATTCTGACTATAAGAATAAAGATAGTATATTAAAATGCCTTTTGGAGATGAAGGAAACTGATAATTATACATATACGCACAGTTTGAATGTATCCCTTTATGCAATGCTTGCCAGTAAATGGTTGGGCTTAGGTGACGAAAAAACAAAAGAGTTGGTGAAGTGTGGACTGTTACATGATGTGGGTAAAATGAAAATCCCCCTAGAAATACTAAATAAAAAGCAAAAACTAGAAGATTGGGAATTTGAAGAAATAAAAAAACATTCAGTTATTGGATACAAGCTATTGGAAAATCTTTCGGATGTAGCACCTTGCATTAAGATGGTGATCCTTCATCATCATGAACGCATAGATGGTTCGGGCTATCCTTATGGATTATTGGGAGAGGAAATAGACTACTACTCAAAAGTTATCGCTGTTTGTGATGCATATGATGCGATTACTTCAACTCGTGTATATAAGCCAAGAAGAAACCCTTTTGATACCTTCAAGATTTTTGAAAATACAGGTTATGGACATTTCGACTATACGATTATGAATAATTTCCTGCAGCATATTGCAGTGTATTATATTGGATCCCAAATAGTATTAAGCAATGGTATGCAAGGAGAAGTAGTAAGTGTATTGCCAGGTAGTATATGTAATCCAATTATTAAACTTAACGATGAATATATCAATTTAAGTGAGAGATCAGAACTAAAGATTATTGATTTAAAGAAAAAGTAG
- a CDS encoding excinuclease ABC subunit C, which yields MFDINEELKKLPLKPGVYLMKDEKDHIIYVGKAILLKNRVRQYFRNSANHTAKIKNMVAQIRSFEYIVTDSELEALILECNLIKKHRPKYNTMLKDDKMYPYIKVTVNEAYPRVIFTRTMQKDKAKYFGPYASAFAAKETIELMRKIWRIRSCNRKLPEDIGKERPCLYYHIGQCDAPCQGYISSQDYKANIDEVVGFLSGKYEPITNMLEEKMLQASEDLDFEKAVEYRDQLTSVKAIAQKQKIINSAMEDQDVIAFAKIEQEALVQVYFIRNGKMIGREHFHLNDVEDLSGTEIITTFVKQFYSGTPFIPKELILQEELEEAYIISQWLSDKRGQKVYIKVPQKGEKNKLIELAAKNAMLSLQQFGNNMKQKEVKTKGALMELAQLLDFEDSLIRVEAYDISNTQGFESVGSMIVFEEGVPKRSDYRKFKIKSVMGPDDYASLEEVLTRRFTRALEEQKEILEKGLESGYGKFTRLPDLILMDGGKGQVNIALRVMEKIGLEIPICGMIKDDHHNTRGLIYHDQEIVLSKHSEAFKLVTRIQDEAHRFAIEYHKKLRAKNQVASILNTIEGIGPTRRKNLLLHFGSVEKIKHASVEELNKVDAMNKKTAEIVYHFFHIEQEK from the coding sequence ATGTTTGACATTAATGAAGAGCTTAAAAAATTGCCCTTAAAACCAGGCGTGTATTTAATGAAGGATGAAAAGGACCATATTATCTATGTGGGGAAAGCCATTTTATTGAAAAATAGAGTGAGACAGTATTTTCGAAATTCTGCAAATCACACAGCGAAGATAAAAAATATGGTGGCTCAAATTAGATCTTTTGAGTATATTGTAACCGATTCTGAACTTGAAGCCCTTATTTTAGAATGCAATTTGATTAAGAAACATCGTCCAAAATATAATACGATGCTGAAGGATGACAAAATGTATCCGTACATTAAAGTCACTGTAAATGAAGCATATCCAAGAGTGATTTTCACTAGGACAATGCAAAAAGATAAGGCAAAGTATTTTGGTCCTTATGCAAGTGCGTTTGCTGCAAAAGAAACGATTGAATTAATGAGAAAAATATGGAGAATCCGTTCTTGTAATAGAAAATTGCCAGAAGACATTGGTAAAGAAAGACCATGTCTTTACTATCATATTGGGCAGTGTGATGCACCTTGTCAAGGGTACATTAGCTCCCAAGATTATAAAGCCAATATCGATGAGGTAGTTGGCTTTTTAAGTGGAAAATATGAGCCAATTACTAATATGCTTGAAGAAAAAATGCTTCAAGCTTCAGAAGATTTGGACTTTGAAAAGGCAGTAGAATATAGAGACCAGCTTACAAGTGTTAAGGCCATTGCACAAAAGCAAAAAATAATTAATTCGGCAATGGAAGATCAAGACGTTATTGCATTTGCAAAAATAGAACAGGAAGCGTTGGTGCAAGTATATTTTATTAGAAATGGCAAGATGATAGGAAGAGAACATTTTCATTTGAATGATGTTGAGGACTTATCGGGGACTGAAATCATTACTACCTTCGTAAAACAATTTTATTCTGGTACTCCATTTATTCCTAAAGAGCTTATCTTACAAGAAGAGTTGGAGGAGGCTTATATTATTTCACAGTGGCTTTCTGACAAGAGAGGCCAAAAGGTGTATATTAAAGTACCCCAAAAAGGGGAAAAAAATAAGCTGATAGAATTGGCTGCAAAAAATGCGATGTTATCATTGCAACAATTTGGCAACAATATGAAGCAAAAGGAAGTCAAGACGAAAGGTGCCTTAATGGAGCTAGCACAGCTCCTTGATTTTGAGGATTCGCTGATTAGAGTAGAAGCCTACGATATTTCAAATACCCAGGGTTTTGAATCGGTTGGTTCAATGATTGTATTTGAAGAAGGGGTTCCGAAAAGAAGTGATTATAGAAAGTTCAAAATAAAAAGTGTAATGGGACCAGATGATTATGCAAGTTTAGAAGAAGTATTAACCCGAAGATTTACGCGAGCGTTGGAAGAGCAAAAAGAAATTCTTGAAAAAGGCTTGGAATCTGGCTATGGGAAATTTACAAGACTACCTGACTTAATCCTTATGGATGGTGGCAAGGGTCAAGTTAATATAGCTCTCAGGGTTATGGAGAAAATAGGGTTAGAAATACCGATTTGTGGTATGATTAAGGATGATCATCATAATACACGAGGACTCATTTATCATGACCAAGAAATAGTTTTATCGAAACATTCTGAGGCTTTTAAGCTGGTTACAAGAATTCAAGATGAAGCTCATCGCTTTGCAATTGAATATCATAAAAAACTAAGAGCAAAAAACCAAGTTGCATCAATACTGAATACGATTGAAGGTATCGGCCCAACTAGAAGAAAAAATCTACTACTTCATTTTGGTTCAGTTGAAAAGATAAAGCATGCATCGGTTGAAGAATTAAACAAAGTTGATGCTATGAATAAAAAAACCGCAGAAATAGTCTATCATTTCTTTCATATAGAGCAAGAAAAATGA
- a CDS encoding glucokinase, whose product MYSIGVDLGGTNIAAAIVSKDGKIIKKASVPTLNERNDEAIVKDMALLCLKIVEEANISKDEIHSIGIGSPGIVDSLKGEIVYANNLNFKNSPIAKIFQKYFDKPVYLENDANAAAYGEYISGAGSVYKDLVAITLGTGVGGGIILDGKIIAGSYNAGAELGHIVISIDGELCTCGRHGCWETYSSATGLIREAKKAAKNNPQSLLNKLVGNDLVTMNAKIPFDAAQAGDIVAQEVIDQYIKYLAVGLVNVINMIQPEIIVLGGGVSAQRDNLLKPLKERIVSEIYGGAEALKTEIKVAELGNDAGIIGASMLYKLHV is encoded by the coding sequence ATGTATAGTATAGGAGTAGATTTAGGTGGAACAAATATAGCAGCTGCAATCGTTTCGAAGGATGGTAAAATAATTAAAAAAGCATCTGTCCCAACATTAAATGAAAGAAATGACGAAGCTATTGTTAAGGATATGGCACTGCTATGCTTGAAAATTGTAGAGGAAGCAAATATCTCAAAGGATGAAATACATTCTATTGGTATTGGTAGCCCTGGAATCGTAGATTCTCTTAAGGGAGAAATAGTATATGCTAACAACTTAAATTTTAAGAATTCACCTATAGCAAAAATATTTCAAAAATATTTTGATAAACCAGTATACTTAGAAAATGATGCAAATGCAGCAGCATATGGTGAATATATCAGTGGAGCAGGTTCCGTGTATAAGGACTTGGTTGCGATTACCCTTGGAACAGGAGTAGGTGGGGGCATAATCCTTGACGGAAAGATTATAGCAGGAAGCTATAATGCTGGAGCCGAGCTTGGGCATATTGTTATTTCAATAGATGGAGAATTATGTACCTGTGGAAGACATGGTTGTTGGGAAACGTATTCCTCTGCAACTGGTCTAATTAGAGAAGCAAAAAAAGCGGCTAAAAATAACCCGCAGTCCTTATTAAACAAACTAGTAGGAAATGACCTTGTTACAATGAATGCAAAAATACCCTTTGATGCAGCACAAGCAGGGGATATAGTGGCTCAAGAAGTAATAGATCAATACATTAAATATTTAGCGGTTGGCTTAGTGAATGTTATTAATATGATACAGCCTGAGATTATTGTATTAGGTGGGGGTGTTTCCGCACAAAGAGACAATCTACTCAAACCACTAAAGGAAAGAATTGTAAGTGAAATTTATGGTGGAGCAGAAGCTCTTAAAACAGAAATAAAAGTTGCAGAATTAGGGAATGATGCTGGAATAATTGGTGCATCTATGCTTTATAAGCTACATGTATAG
- a CDS encoding NfeD family protein, giving the protein MDYYIIWLIIMVVCLIVEALTLGLTTIWFAGGAFVAMILSFLGVPIGIQIAAFLVISIACLFFIYPIVKNKIRPGKEKTNYEKVIDKIGVVTETIDNMNAHGQVKVDGQIWSARTTDGGVVEVGNMVMIQEVIGVKLIVKGI; this is encoded by the coding sequence ATGGACTATTATATTATATGGTTAATCATAATGGTTGTCTGTCTTATAGTTGAGGCGCTCACATTGGGACTTACAACGATATGGTTTGCAGGTGGGGCCTTTGTAGCTATGATTCTTTCGTTTTTAGGAGTTCCTATTGGTATTCAGATTGCTGCATTTCTGGTTATCTCCATAGCTTGTCTGTTTTTTATTTATCCAATTGTGAAAAATAAAATCCGACCAGGCAAAGAAAAAACCAATTATGAGAAAGTAATTGATAAAATAGGTGTAGTCACCGAAACAATCGACAATATGAATGCCCATGGACAAGTAAAGGTAGATGGTCAAATCTGGAGTGCTAGAACTACAGATGGTGGTGTTGTTGAAGTAGGTAATATGGTTATGATCCAGGAAGTAATAGGTGTAAAACTAATCGTTAAAGGAATTTAA
- a CDS encoding HPr(Ser) kinase/phosphatase: MTAVRLIDIIEKMKLTNLSPNISVDNIKIGQTDVNRPALQLAGFFNYFDSERVQIIGKVEHTYLQTLEHERKVEVLEKLFSSKIPCLILSRELEPVQEIIDASEAHQVPLLQTNKATSYFMSELIRYLKVELAPRISIHGGLVDVFGEGILIMGESGIGKSEAALELIKRGHRLVADDVVEIAKVSDDTLLGTSPEIIRYLIELRGIGIIDCKTLFGVESVKERHSIDLVIKLEDWDPKKEYDRLGLEQEFTEILGNKVICHTIPIRPGRNLSIIVESAAINHRQKAMGYNAAQELNDRVMGNLQKKALEKEQQLLE; the protein is encoded by the coding sequence ATGACTGCTGTACGTTTAATAGATATTATTGAAAAAATGAAGTTGACCAACTTATCACCCAATATATCCGTCGACAACATTAAAATTGGACAAACTGATGTAAATAGACCAGCACTTCAACTAGCTGGATTTTTTAACTATTTTGACTCTGAACGAGTCCAGATCATAGGGAAGGTAGAACATACTTACCTACAAACTTTAGAGCATGAAAGAAAAGTAGAAGTACTAGAAAAGTTGTTTTCTAGTAAAATACCATGCTTGATATTATCAAGAGAACTTGAACCAGTACAAGAAATTATTGATGCATCTGAAGCGCATCAAGTTCCATTGCTTCAAACCAATAAAGCGACCTCTTATTTTATGTCTGAATTAATTCGATATTTAAAGGTTGAGCTTGCTCCAAGAATATCCATTCATGGAGGTTTGGTAGATGTTTTTGGTGAAGGAATTCTCATCATGGGAGAAAGTGGAATTGGAAAAAGTGAAGCAGCATTAGAGTTAATCAAAAGAGGGCACAGACTAGTTGCGGATGATGTTGTAGAAATTGCAAAAGTATCCGATGATACTTTACTTGGTACATCTCCTGAAATTATCCGCTATTTAATTGAGTTACGTGGTATAGGTATCATAGACTGTAAAACATTATTTGGAGTTGAATCTGTTAAGGAAAGACATTCCATTGATTTAGTAATAAAGCTTGAGGATTGGGATCCCAAAAAAGAATATGACCGTTTGGGTTTAGAACAAGAATTCACGGAAATTTTAGGAAATAAGGTAATTTGCCATACGATTCCTATCAGACCAGGTCGTAATTTATCAATTATTGTTGAATCTGCAGCGATTAATCATAGGCAGAAGGCGATGGGTTATAATGCAGCTCAAGAATTAAATGATAGAGTTATGGGAAATTTACAGAAAAAAGCATTGGAAAAAGAACAACAATTATTAGAATAA
- a CDS encoding ferritin, producing MGKIGREISHLNVDELIQMLNEALSEEWLAYYQYWVGARLMEGPMRSEIEPELLLHATQELGHAELVVGRILQLGGTPVLTPEDWTKFAKCAYEAPTDPYVEAILEQNLRGERCAIERYQQIAEFTNGKDHITYQMATTILSDEIEHENDIEDWINDINRLKDDIRKIKL from the coding sequence ATGGGCAAAATAGGAAGAGAGATTTCACATTTAAATGTTGATGAATTAATACAAATGCTAAACGAAGCTTTATCTGAGGAATGGTTAGCATATTACCAATATTGGGTTGGTGCTAGATTAATGGAAGGTCCTATGAGAAGTGAAATAGAGCCTGAATTACTATTGCATGCAACACAAGAGCTTGGACATGCTGAGCTTGTTGTAGGAAGAATTCTTCAACTTGGCGGTACACCAGTACTTACTCCTGAAGATTGGACAAAGTTTGCTAAATGTGCTTATGAAGCGCCAACAGACCCTTATGTCGAAGCTATTTTAGAGCAAAACCTAAGAGGCGAAAGATGTGCTATTGAAAGATATCAGCAAATTGCTGAATTCACAAATGGCAAAGATCATATTACTTATCAAATGGCTACAACAATTTTGTCTGATGAAATTGAGCATGAAAATGACATCGAAGATTGGATTAATGATATTAACCGCTTAAAAGATGATATTAGAAAAATCAAATTGTAA
- a CDS encoding ATP-dependent RNA helicase — protein sequence MIFKEMNVQDEITRAVEDMGYTELTTIQLQTIPLILEGNDIIGQSQTGTGKTAAFVIPILHKVDMQIKKPQVLILCPTRELSVQVANEVRKLTKYLPGIRSVAVYGGEPINRQIMALRNGAQIIIGTPGRTMDHIRRKTIRVEGIHTVILDEADEMLKMGFREDIEIILSDINEDRQTILFSATMPKSILDITNKYQKDPKLIKVKSGVMTADTIEQEYSAVSGKHKTEALCRILDVNKPTRCIVFCNKKKTVDDVADALQLRGYTSEKIHGDLKQELRLSVLSKFNEGIVKILVATDVAARGLDIKEVDLIINFDVPDKEEYYVHRIGRSGRAGRKGRSITLVTKPENRLIQNIMQYTKKSISKNQIPTLDEVNESNIENFLETVMEIASGENLKKYVKILSQVDKEKYSLEEIAAALIKMNLELHDKTDLNDINVQFSDAARSTSSAYGNREGTSAPRSAGRKRGAKGMTRMFINIGRKDAVKPNHILGAIIAEFGISADKVGAIDILEKFSFVDIDEESATRVLKKVKSLKINNKKVNVELANS from the coding sequence ATGATTTTTAAAGAAATGAATGTGCAAGATGAAATAACAAGAGCAGTTGAGGATATGGGCTATACAGAGCTTACGACTATTCAGCTGCAAACGATACCACTAATATTAGAAGGCAATGACATCATCGGACAATCTCAAACAGGAACAGGCAAAACGGCAGCTTTTGTAATTCCTATTTTGCATAAAGTTGATATGCAAATAAAAAAACCTCAAGTTCTCATATTATGTCCAACAAGAGAACTATCTGTTCAAGTAGCCAACGAAGTAAGAAAGCTAACTAAATATTTACCAGGAATAAGGTCGGTTGCAGTTTATGGTGGAGAACCTATCAATAGACAAATAATGGCTTTAAGAAATGGAGCTCAAATTATCATTGGAACACCTGGTAGAACTATGGACCATATTAGAAGAAAAACAATAAGAGTAGAAGGCATTCACACCGTTATCCTTGATGAAGCAGATGAAATGCTAAAAATGGGATTCAGAGAAGATATTGAAATCATTTTAAGTGATATCAATGAGGATCGCCAAACGATATTGTTTTCAGCTACTATGCCAAAGAGTATATTAGATATTACGAATAAATATCAAAAAGACCCAAAACTGATTAAAGTAAAATCAGGTGTAATGACTGCGGATACAATCGAACAAGAGTATAGCGCTGTATCAGGTAAGCATAAAACAGAAGCATTATGTAGAATATTAGATGTGAACAAGCCTACAAGATGTATCGTATTTTGTAATAAGAAAAAAACAGTAGATGATGTAGCGGATGCACTACAACTTAGAGGTTATACATCTGAAAAGATTCATGGCGATTTAAAGCAAGAATTAAGATTGAGTGTATTATCTAAGTTCAATGAAGGTATTGTAAAAATACTTGTAGCGACAGATGTTGCAGCTAGAGGATTAGATATTAAAGAAGTAGATTTAATCATAAACTTTGATGTTCCTGACAAAGAGGAATATTATGTTCATAGAATTGGTAGAAGTGGTAGAGCAGGAAGAAAAGGCCGTTCTATTACCTTAGTAACAAAACCAGAAAATAGACTGATTCAAAACATTATGCAATATACAAAAAAAAGTATTTCTAAGAATCAAATTCCAACCTTAGATGAGGTGAATGAAAGTAATATTGAAAACTTTCTTGAAACTGTAATGGAAATTGCTTCGGGAGAAAACTTAAAGAAATATGTTAAGATTCTTAGCCAAGTGGATAAAGAAAAATATTCTCTTGAAGAAATAGCAGCAGCACTCATTAAAATGAACTTAGAACTACATGATAAAACAGACTTAAATGACATAAATGTTCAATTTTCAGATGCAGCGAGAAGTACATCTTCAGCATACGGAAATAGAGAAGGTACAAGTGCACCAAGAAGTGCTGGCAGAAAACGCGGCGCCAAAGGTATGACTCGTATGTTCATTAACATTGGCAGAAAAGATGCAGTTAAACCTAATCATATTTTAGGTGCAATTATTGCTGAATTTGGAATTAGTGCAGATAAAGTTGGAGCAATTGATATATTAGAGAAGTTTTCTTTTGTTGATATAGACGAAGAAAGCGCAACTAGAGTATTGAAAAAAGTTAAGAGTCTAAAAATTAACAATAAGAAAGTTAATGTAGAGCTTGCAAATAGTTAA